A single genomic interval of Pseudomonadota bacterium harbors:
- a CDS encoding phosphocholine cytidylyltransferase family protein, with amino-acid sequence MKAIILSAGQGKRLLPLTSEMPKCLLPIGDKTLLERQLDALAICGVEQITVVVGYGADKVESLLKHYSGPQNVETYLNAEYSTSDNLVSCWKVREKMAGDFLLINGDTLFEAAIPERLLQTPKHEVTVTISHKKEYDADDMKVQLDGRRLLQIGKTLVPGEVDAESIGMILFREPGAAWFRAAMEQALKEPAARKRWYLSVINEMAQTQPVWTCSVAGLLWSEVDYPADLENARKMFK; translated from the coding sequence TTTTGCCGATCGGTGATAAAACTTTGCTTGAACGACAATTAGATGCCCTTGCGATTTGCGGCGTAGAGCAGATAACGGTAGTGGTTGGCTATGGTGCTGACAAAGTTGAATCCTTGCTCAAACATTATTCCGGTCCGCAGAACGTTGAAACTTATCTTAACGCCGAGTACTCTACATCTGACAACTTGGTCAGTTGCTGGAAGGTTAGGGAAAAAATGGCAGGTGATTTTCTGCTGATTAATGGAGATACTCTGTTTGAAGCGGCTATTCCTGAACGCCTGCTGCAAACGCCGAAGCATGAAGTTACGGTAACCATCAGCCATAAAAAAGAATATGATGCTGATGATATGAAGGTCCAGCTTGATGGTAGACGGTTGCTGCAAATAGGAAAAACCCTGGTACCCGGTGAGGTGGATGCCGAGTCCATCGGGATGATCCTTTTTCGGGAACCGGGGGCGGCATGGTTTCGCGCGGCCATGGAGCAGGCGCTCAAGGAACCGGCGGCCAGAAAGCGCTGGTATTTGTCGGTGATCAATGAAATGGCTCAGACTCAACCTGTTTGGACTTGTTCTGTTGCCGGTTTATTATGGTCTGAAGTAGATTATCCTGCCGATCTGGAAAATGCCAGGAAGATGTTTAAATGA